One genomic segment of Ictalurus punctatus breed USDA103 chromosome 4, Coco_2.0, whole genome shotgun sequence includes these proteins:
- the LOC108264705 gene encoding serine/threonine-protein kinase pim-2 isoform X2, which yields MNYNCLVSSQLFARRESQENPLKRKRMDLAPEQPELQPKEKQLKKKRRETEEKDVKTEKTETCVEASCSVTRSVSKESPLKRKWMDAPPERPEPQPEAQKRVEKRKRTETAENDVKTGKTEKFFSRFTVGKLLGKGSFGFVYAGVQKSDGKKVALKFMKRCEIYPYITLPGDTRRLPLEVALMELVCKPPHCPHVIELLECFETPKFFILVLERPDPCVDLFEYCEDVGMSESKAQTIMKQVLLAALHCRDRGVFHRDIKDENVLLNPQTLEVKLIDFGCGDLLKDTPYTEYSGTWTFQPPEWITEGEYEAEPTTVWGLGIFLYQLLCQEELFCSDQEIVEGHMDLPDYLSEDSCSLIRWCLQRDPKRRPTLEQILTHHWF from the exons ATGAATTACAATTGTCTAGTATCCA GCCAACTCTTTGCTAGGAGGGAAAGCCAGGAGAATCCTCTGAAGAGAAAAAGGATGGATCTTGCTCCTGAACAACCTGAGCTCCAGCCCAAGGAGAAACAGCttaaaaagaagagaagagagacagaagagaaggATGTGAAGACTGAAAAGACAGAAACCTGTGTAGAGGCATCCTGCTCTGTCACCAGAAGTGTAAGCAAAGAGAGTCCTTTGAagaggaaatggatggatgctcCTCCTGAAAGACCCGAACCCCAGCCTGAGGCGCAGAAAAGGGTGGAAAAGAGGAAGAGAACAGAGACAGCAGAGAACGATGTGAAGACAGGAAAGACAG AAAAGTTTTTCAGTCGCTTCACTGTTGGAAAGTTGCTGGGAAAAGGAAGCTTCGGTTTCGTGTATGCAGGTGTCCAAAAATCAGATGGGAAAAAG GTGGCCCTGAAATTCATGAAGAGGTGTGAAATTTACCCATACATCACCCTT CCTGGCGACACACGCAGACTCCCTCTTGAGGTGGCATTAATGGAGCTCGTGTGCAAGCCGCCTCACTGTCCACATGTGATAGAGCTGCTGGAATGTTTTGAGACGCCCAAATTCTTCATCCTGGTTCTGGAGAGGCCCGACCCTTGCGTTGATCTCTTCGAATACTGTGAAGATGTGGGCATGTCTGAATCTAAGGCTCAAACTATCATGAAGCAAGTACTTCTTGCTGCACTTCACTGCCGTGACCGGGGTGTGTTCCATCGGGACATCAAGGACGAAAACGTTCTCCTGAACCCTCAGACCCTTGAAGTGAAGCTGATTGATTTTGGCTGTGGTGATCTGCTGAAGGACACCCCTTACACAGAATATTCAG GCACCTGGACTTTCCAGCCACCTGAATGGATCACTGAAGGAGAGTACGAGGCAGAACCTACCACCGTCTGGGGTCTTGGCATATTCCTTTACCAACTGCTATGTCAAGAAGAGTTATTTTGTTCAGACCAAGAGATTGTTGAAGGCCACATGGACTTGCCTGATTATCTGTCTGAAG ATTCTTGCAGTCTGATAAGGTGGTGCTTGCAACGAGACCCTAAAAGACGACCAACCCTCGAGCAGATCCTTACACATCACTGGTTCTGA
- the LOC108264705 gene encoding serine/threonine-protein kinase pim-2 isoform X1 yields the protein MDYNCLVSSQLFARRESQENPLKRKRMDLAPEQPELQPKEKQLKKKRRETEEKDVKTEKTETCVEASCSVTRSVSKESPLKRKWMDAPPERPEPQPEAQKRVEKRKRTETAENDVKTGKTEKFFSRFTVGKLLGKGSFGFVYAGVQKSDGKKVALKFMKRCEIYPYITLPGDTRRLPLEVALMELVCKPPHCPHVIELLECFETPKFFILVLERPDPCVDLFEYCEDVGMSESKAQTIMKQVLLAALHCRDRGVFHRDIKDENVLLNPQTLEVKLIDFGCGDLLKDTPYTEYSGTWTFQPPEWITEGEYEAEPTTVWGLGIFLYQLLCQEELFCSDQEIVEGHMDLPDYLSEDSCSLIRWCLQRDPKRRPTLEQILTHHWF from the exons ATGGATTACAATTGTCTAGTATCCA GCCAACTCTTTGCTAGGAGGGAAAGCCAGGAGAATCCTCTGAAGAGAAAAAGGATGGATCTTGCTCCTGAACAACCTGAGCTCCAGCCCAAGGAGAAACAGCttaaaaagaagagaagagagacagaagagaaggATGTGAAGACTGAAAAGACAGAAACCTGTGTAGAGGCATCCTGCTCTGTCACCAGAAGTGTAAGCAAAGAGAGTCCTTTGAagaggaaatggatggatgctcCTCCTGAAAGACCCGAACCCCAGCCTGAGGCGCAGAAAAGGGTGGAAAAGAGGAAGAGAACAGAGACAGCAGAGAACGATGTGAAGACAGGAAAGACAG AAAAGTTTTTCAGTCGCTTCACTGTTGGAAAGTTGCTGGGAAAAGGAAGCTTCGGTTTCGTGTATGCAGGTGTCCAAAAATCAGATGGGAAAAAG GTGGCCCTGAAATTCATGAAGAGGTGTGAAATTTACCCATACATCACCCTT CCTGGCGACACACGCAGACTCCCTCTTGAGGTGGCATTAATGGAGCTCGTGTGCAAGCCGCCTCACTGTCCACATGTGATAGAGCTGCTGGAATGTTTTGAGACGCCCAAATTCTTCATCCTGGTTCTGGAGAGGCCCGACCCTTGCGTTGATCTCTTCGAATACTGTGAAGATGTGGGCATGTCTGAATCTAAGGCTCAAACTATCATGAAGCAAGTACTTCTTGCTGCACTTCACTGCCGTGACCGGGGTGTGTTCCATCGGGACATCAAGGACGAAAACGTTCTCCTGAACCCTCAGACCCTTGAAGTGAAGCTGATTGATTTTGGCTGTGGTGATCTGCTGAAGGACACCCCTTACACAGAATATTCAG GCACCTGGACTTTCCAGCCACCTGAATGGATCACTGAAGGAGAGTACGAGGCAGAACCTACCACCGTCTGGGGTCTTGGCATATTCCTTTACCAACTGCTATGTCAAGAAGAGTTATTTTGTTCAGACCAAGAGATTGTTGAAGGCCACATGGACTTGCCTGATTATCTGTCTGAAG ATTCTTGCAGTCTGATAAGGTGGTGCTTGCAACGAGACCCTAAAAGACGACCAACCCTCGAGCAGATCCTTACACATCACTGGTTCTGA